From Oreochromis niloticus isolate F11D_XX linkage group LG1, O_niloticus_UMD_NMBU, whole genome shotgun sequence, a single genomic window includes:
- the mc1r gene encoding melanocyte-stimulating hormone receptor, whose protein sequence is MEMTNGSLQYPSILHADFGPLNDLLEENETNSTAGERNWLNCVQIRIPQELFLALGLISLVENILVIMAIIKNRNLHSPMYYFICCLAVSDMLVSVSNVVETIFMLLNDHGLLDVHPGMLRHLDNVIDVMICSSVVSSLSFLCTIAADRYITIFYALRYHSIMTPHRAIVIIVVVWLASITSSILFIVYHTDNAVIVCLVTFFCTTLVFNAVLYLHMFVLAHVHSRRIVAFHKNRRQSTSMKGAITLTILLGVFILCWGPFFLHLILILACPTSPFCNCFFRNFNLFLILIICNSLIDPLIYAYRSQELRKTLQEMVLCSFCFGV, encoded by the coding sequence ATGGAAATGACCAACGGGTCCCTGCAGTATCCCTCCATACTTCACGCGGACTTCGGACCGCTAAATGACCTTCTGGAGGAGAACGAAACTAACTCCACCGCAGGAGAGCGAAACTGGCTGAACTGCGTTCAGATCCGGATCCCTCAGGAGCTCTTCTTGGCACTGGGACTCATCAGTCTGGTGGAAAACATCTTGGTCATTATGGCGATTATTAAAAACCGAAACCTCCACTCGCCCATGTACTACTTTATCTGCTGCCTGGCCGTGTCTGACATGCTTGTCAGCGTCAGCAACGTGGTGGAGACCATATTCATGCTTCTCAATGACCACGGCCTCCTGGATGTGCACCCCGGTATGCTTCGCCACCTGGACAACGTCATCGACGTGATGATCTGCAGCTCCGTGGtgtcctctctctcctttctgtGCACCATCGCTGCAGATCGCTATATCACCATCTTTTACGCGCTGAGGTATCACAGCATCATGACCCCTCATCGCGCCATCGTCATCATCGTGGTGGTGTGGCTGGCCAGCATCACCTCCAGCATCCTCTTCATCGTATATCACACCGACAACGCCGTCATCGTGTGCCTCGTCACTTTCTTCTGCACTACTCTGGTATTCAACGCCGTGTTATACCTGCACATGTTTGTCCTGGCGCACGTGCATTCTCGGCGCATCGTGGCTTTCCACAAAAACAGGCGCCAGTCCACAAGTATGAAAGGAGCCATAACCCTCACTATCCTGCTCGGGGTCTTTATTTTATGCTGGGGCCCTTTCTTTCTACACCTTATCCTCATCCTCGCCTGCCCCACCAGCCCCTTCTGCAACTGTTTCTTTCGAAACTTTAACCTTTTCCTCATTCTCATTATCTGTAACTCCCTCATCGACCCGCTTATATACGCGTACCGGAGCCAGGAGCTGCGTAAAACCTTGCAGGAGATGGTCCTGTGTTCGTTTTGCTTTGGCGTGTGA